A portion of the Sabethes cyaneus chromosome 3, idSabCyanKW18_F2, whole genome shotgun sequence genome contains these proteins:
- the LOC128743934 gene encoding uncharacterized protein LOC128743934 isoform X1, which produces MDKDGDKKGGDKKGGQSGAGLGGAAGVPDPASILDAASLFAYWGRDPSAMAAAAASNQLFGSQFGMPGGLGGLMPNAAASSAGGSDRYSMSHSHPNTMAVAASQAASLAGLHSSWWSMAQLAAQDYFARLQATGMSQLQFPHGADLAGAFPGGLGLGALGAAGAGGAGGAGSTGGAGSGGSNGKGSGGGKGKKRDRSSNSNSSNASSSGGGGGANSSSYKNSPSPSVSQAAAAAAYKQSLYSQATLHKELMAITAAAAAAQSQQQASAGGIGGGGGGSGAGSGIGGASNQSGSSKSKSSSSSHGGGSGIGGSNRGGGGGGNSSAGNDVLSLTRGSSSSPSVNSSSKSQQPSPSVTISASNLSNSSPGNHLQNLSRSGKDSGKGGGGGSSSVSDLGLSASMNALSTLSQFGNLDLSTQQNVTATMNALAASSAKAKDYMSSGILNDPSSLLGVRLPPDTEIIKYTSSIASPKVPGSTGRGRKKPVSLDESSIFAQLHGLSAAKRARLESNDFGLQGTVGGSGQGGGNGTSGAGNLSAHGAGGSSGSSTSTSVNNDRIEVIKLPPTITSNGVYNAGKGKDSLSDPVNEWAGLNLSAKSSPSIASSLAAAAAAAAAAVNEPQDDAPLNLSMKPSKSSDSRESSVPPSGSTTPSANSLQSLSTITAALGTSGGSCNSDTPRSRRKSNNKNRSAAAAFASSLATGNALGGSASSGDTSNALNSSISSLLLAASGGGSSGAGSGTSAATGSGNGNQTAGGSAATGAGAAGGGGASGVNNHLAAQLGLNSSLSELLKISNYEEYDYAALTGSQFKEGRPRNLGRGVSKPKKNTVASLLAQSRAVGSKPLTAQQLLTQEAEIEKLRQAMIEASQSMDSTSNTNTDSESVAESGMSESEGEEQINLKELRVPLEKGWRRETVIRGLTKNGQIKGEVFYYPPQSLNKMKGMNQVQLYLDQFKPKDLNRDHFSFSAKAIVGTFLQPAPPPYATDGEYIKMTDVEVARRLEELKMFTRHTALGVEQRIEIAKQQQALRDAKKMAKDEINKNKEKARQAKEAERSERLEQQRKERELKNQQALEAKKKREEELARQKAEEAARKQQEKEQKRQQALLQKEQELAKQKELMYAVEMERERRRQHMALIKQLELRRKFEEKEKKKHQVILDKLIQREKKLAMRKRDTSILQELRKPQEDSEIVDQTDLPGLPRIPGLKLTGTGFADLLMVFEFLHNFGETLGFGESTDMESLPTLQSLHSALTCDNALEAEEELLSVMTHLLVCAIEDPGIPNPGRHTTLLGQTLRQADITHSNVSEILRIYLYAVAIGEVKQQSGINLERERERHHLPTEEDIKTASDKNRQFYELLSENMRYKLSELLKDKPFVSINPTTKAQILAMLCNDLLLNKAVCKQIEGSLEAQAQLKKERYLLDNKIRKYKMLVARKQRLEQYEKAQAAALEKSLSMKAAEDAKRAEEAAAAAAAAAAADESGNTTGSVEHQPGEEKTDGGEVTEVNDDAADPPLVAAGEGENPAPLPVPESEHNHKEETVIHPSQEPTPLNNGTSTPMEESPIKVPPLPQMHDDSLAKPKEMNFNEMGDMSGLNVSQQTTAASELDNPFSKSMIHDAPSERNDEDNSDLESEGTQLEEDEDAQLTAEEAQRKYDKILEESFQNKQQLEYALNQLRVKCFGQDRYWRRYWNLSKCGGIYVEAMESTQSDVSKYENALDEVYASQLAQEAATAAADTEARQVNETVDEEIPPEDDLPRFIPTIADIVKRDRDKNKENKDSNEFPLHVGLEERKRKRSGRSKKKHDFYNQENANDSESQDVQEEDNSRTSFSNCEESRTDSHSEADHLAVMPSAAAAPFEDQQAAKVMPSVPVTVPPPPPPPMVHQEPPVPAPIPLGVKKKREDDHLMDIEDSIPTAILVQKGNNHDETKIVEVNNQIGGVNVNRQQQDDGDVQLVQEETPTITIPDDDTESGDANRHNPGDMQRQDCTDLNPNGTGGLVGGSNCDIKPKLENGEIGSGCESGEDGHGSKALYGNDVEMMELKEEKVKAEFQHSMNQYLMERWFSIVDKDLPLSSTECPLPSLKGTTPAAMARQIYTNITCKEICQIQGNRWDIGNNIQFFSVPLEKGVDIHFKNESILSSSGLDEEEMNDVIAKKLKKESEQLTDIKPVTKRESVDDNQLDVKHDIKQEGESEEFGSFSLPAYMTLTLSNLTAYVQCDQFQPLQMTPEERKQLEEIKIRGSLQKPEIKPIEKQLRHGWWKINEIEELNDFIKSLNPRGVRERSLRQNLLESLSDSVNLTTPYHVAHPRTAPPQTGWIESEPWNAWNPAIARRVEIALLDQIEAMEDKVASASMQIKGWQIPQREGDSDNEVAEEVTIDMLRERIAGLEAAIERRYLKPPLGINTTEAQMAVIAQQESHNHSAAMANTSNCSNSSEDENIPKGLVSWRDAVERSVTTAQLSMALYVLESCVAWDKSIMKANCQFCQSGEQEDKLLLCDGCDRGYHTYCFKPRMDKIPDGDWYCFECKNKATGDRKCIVCGGQRPPPLGKMVYCELCPRAYHQDCYIPPMLKYPRGKWYCQNCISKAPPKKKPQRKPKEKQNHNSSSTQLNQSNLSNQSANQSLNSSHEEIPPSTTPTHMPGTPVSNPNSNVNITPLSPAHSVASTTHEELSSTTAVAQCSTPMPTQSEFNHQAAPLPSHHQQAIAYPQQQQPYSNLEGTPASSVLNSFQLPPPPLTNNYDPQQQQQQQQQQQQQQQQHQHQQHYQHYYQSQPQQHQYYPQQQHLPQMVDYNMYAQHPMQSQQHMLPESHLYQPAGSSNVASVAPGMIPYANSQPPVDNSSGMDSSSLNVSMGSNDGGSSQYEGHHTPQQQPCQDNSGSSSITTPGSASAGYYSPSSANACASGSGYDSEKHCESSEEQLPSASATGGSSGSHKSDKKDRKERDEAREQAKKEKKATKKLMKELAPCKTVLEEMEVHEDSWPFLLPVNTKQFPTYRKIIKYPMDLSTIKKRLQDMVYKSRDDFIADVRQIFDNCEVFNEDDSPVGTAGHGMRKYFEQRWAELTEKHAS; this is translated from the exons GCTGGTGGTCCATGGCGCAGCTAGCGGCACAGGACTACTTTGCGCGGCTGCAGGCAACCGGCATGTCGCAGCTACAGTTTCCACACGGTGCCGATTTGGCCGGTGCATTTCCCGGCGGGCTAGGCCTCGGCGCACTCGGTGCGGCCGGTGCCGGTGGCGCAGGTGGAGCCGGCAGCACCGGTGGCGCCGGCAGTGGAGGAAGCAATGGAAAAGGCTCCGGCGGTGGTAAAGGCAAGAAACGGGACCGAAGTAGCAACAGTAACAGTAGCAATGCCAGTAGCAGCGGAGGAGGCGGAGGAGCAAATTCGTCATCATACAAG AACTCACCCTCTCCGTCCGTATCGCAGGCGGCAGCGGCTGCAGCCTATAAGCAGTCTCTGTACAGCCAAGCCACCCTGCACAAAGAACTGATGGCCATCACGGCGgcggcagctgcagcacaaAGCCAGCAGCAAGCTTCGGCCGGTGGAATCGGTGGCGGTGGTGGCGGAAGTGGTGCTGGCTCCGGCATCGGTGGCGCTAGCAATCAGTCTGGTTCGTCAAAATCCAAATCCTCCTCGTCATCCCACGGTGGTGGCAGCGGCATCGGTGGAAGCAATcggggtggtggtggtggcggcaACAGCAGTGCCGGAAATGACGTACTATCGCTCACACGAGGATCCTCATCGTCGCCATCGGTCAATTCGTCGTCCAAATCGCAGCAGCCATCGCCGAGCGTCACCATCAGTGCCAGCAATCTGTCCAATTCGTCGCCCGGGAACCACCTGCAGAACCTATCGCGGTCTGGCAAGGATTCCGGAAAAGGCGGCGGCGGAGGTAGCAGTTCAGTATCGGACTTAG GTCTGAGTGCATCCATGAACGCCCTCAGTACACTTTCGCAGTTTGGCAATTTGGACCTGTCCACACAGCAGAATGTTACGGCAACGATGAATGCGTTGGCTGCCAGCTCTGCCAAAGCGAAAGACTATATGTCATCCGGAATACTCAA CGATCCGTCTTCGTTGCTCGGGGTGCGCCTACCGCCGGACACCGAGATCATTAAATATACCAGTTCAATCGCGAGCCCGAAAGTGCCGGGATCGACCGGGCGTGGACGTAAGAAACCCGTATCGTTAGATGAAAGTTCAATTTTTGCTCAATTACATGGTTTAAGTGCAGCCAAACGAGCGAGACTGGAATCGAACGATTTCGGACTGCAGGGTACGGTTGGTGGTTCCGGTCAGGGTGGCGGAAATGGCACCAGTGGTGCCGGTAATTTGTCCGCTCATGGTGCGGGGGGTTCGAGCGGTAGTTCGACGAGCACCAGTGTCAACAACGATCGGATCGAAGTTATCAAATTGCCTCCTACAATCACGTCCAACGGAGTGTATAACGCCGGAAAAG GAAAAGACTCCTTATCAGATCCGGTGAATGAGTGGGCCGGTTTGAATCTCAGTGCAAAATCTTCCCCATCGATTGCATCCTCACTAGCGGCggcggctgctgctgcagcagcggcAGTCAACGAGCCACAGGATGATGCACCACTAAATCTGTCAATGAAACCATCAAAATCGTCCGACAGTCGAGAATCATCCGTGCCTCCTTCCGGCTCTACGACCCCCAGTGCCAATAGCCTACAGAGTCTCAGTACAATCACGGCAGCTCTGGGAACTTCTGGTGGAAGCTGCAATTCGGATACGCCACGAT CTCGTCGAAAATCCAACAACAAAAACCGCTCGGCTGCAGCAGCCTTTGCGTCCTCGCTGGCCACTGGCAACGCTTTGGGTGGCAGTGCTTCATCCGGCGACACTAGTAACGCACTAAACAGTAGCATCAGTTCACTGCTGTTGGCTGCAAGCGGCGGTGGCAGCAGTGGCGCTGGTAGCGGTACCTCCGCTGCGACTGGTAGTGGCAACGGGAACCAAACGGCTGGTGGAAGCGCTGCCACCGGAGCCGGTGCTGCCGGCGGAGGGGGAGCCAGCGGTGTGAACAATCATTTGGCAGCCCAGCTTGGGCTGAACAGCTCGCTGTCCGAGCTGCTGAAGATCTCCAATTACGAGGAGTACGATTATGCGGCGCTCACTGGAT CTCAGTTCAAGGAAGGCCGTCCACGCAATCTCGGCCGGGGAGTATCGAAGCCGAAAAAGAATACGGTAGCGTCGCTGCTGGCACAAAGTCGGGCCGTTGGTTCGAAGCCATTGACCGCGCAGCAGCTGCTTACCCAAGAGGCCGAAATA GAAAAACTTCGCCAAGCAATGATCGAAGCTAGTCAATCGATGGATAGTACATCTAACACAAACACGGATAGCGAAAGTGTAGCCGAGAGTGGAATGTCCGAATCGGAAGGGGAAGAGCAGATAAACTTGAAGGAGCTGCGGGTTCCACTGGAAAAGGGTTGGCGGCGGGAGACGGTTATCAGGGGACTCACCAAGAATGGTCAGATAAAGGGCGAAGTATTCTACTATCCACCCCAGAGTTTGAACAAAATGAAAGGCATGAATCAGGTGCAATTG TATCTGGATCAGTTTAAACCGAAAGATCTAAACCGGGACCACTTCAGTTTCTCGGCGAAAGCAATCGTTGGAACGTTCCTGCAACCGGCACCACCACCGTATGCTACTGATGGTGAGTATATCAAGATGACCGACGTAGAGGTCGCCCGAAGATTGGAGGAGCTGAAAATGTTCACGCGTCATACCGCGTTGGGGGTGGAACAGCGAATCGAAATCGCCAAGCAACAGCAAGCTTTGAGGGATGCTAAGAAAATGGCCAAGGACGAAATCAACAAGAACAAGGAGAAG GCTCGACAGGCAAAAGAGGCTGAACGCAGCGAGCGATTGGAGCAGCAGCGAAAGGAGCGGGAGCTCAAAAATCAGCAAGCTTTAGAG GCCAAGAAAAAGAGGGAGGAAGAACTGGCTCGACAGAAGGCAGAGGAGGCCGCTCGAAAGCAGCAG GAGAAAGAACAGAAACGGCAGCAGGCACTATTACAGAAAGAACAG GAACTCGCCAAACAGAAAGAGCTGATGTACGCCGTTGAAATG GAAAGGGAACGACGGCGACAGCATATGGCCCTGATCAAGCAGCTAGAACTTCGACGGAAATTCGAAGAGAAGGAGAAAAAGAAGCATCAG GTTATCCTGGACAAACTAATCCAACGTGAGAAGAAGTTAGCCATGCGAAAACGAGATACCAGCATTCTTCAGGAACTAAG AAAACCCCAGGAAGATTCGGAAATCGTCGACCAAACCGATCTGCCCGGTCTGCCCCGAATACCGGGACTAAAGCTCACCGGTACCGGTTTTGCCGATCTGCTGATGGTGTTCGAGTTCCTGCACAACTTTGGTGAAACCCTCGGTTTCGGTGAGTCCACGG ATATGGAATCACTGCCTACGCTACAGTCACTGCATTCGGCGCTGACCTGCGACAACGCGCTCGAAGCCGAAGAGGAACTGCTGTCGGTGATGACGCACCTGCTGGTGTGTGCTATCGAGGATCCCGGTATACCGAATCCGGGACGGCACACCACACTGCTGGGGCAAACGCTTCGGCAGGCTGACATCACTCACTCGAATGTTTCGGAAATCCTACGGATATATCTGTATGCGGTCGCGATTGGGGAGGTGAAACAGCAGAGTGGCATCAATTTGGAGCGGGAACGTGAGCGTCATCATTTGCCCACGGAAGAGGATATCAAGACTGCcagtgataaaaatagacaATTCTACGAACTACTGTCGGAGAACATGCGTTACAAGCTGTCAGAGCTGCTCAAGGATAAGCCATTTGTATCTATCAATCCCACAACTAAGGCGCAAATTTTGGCAATGCTGTGCAATGATTTGCTGTTAAATAAGGCGGTTTGTAAACAAATCGAGGGTAGCCTGGAGGCACAAGCTCAACTGAAAAAGGAGCGGTACTTGTTGGATAATAAAATCAGAAAATACAAAATGTTGGTCGCGCGAAAACAACGGTTGGAACAATACGAAAAAGCCCAGGCAGCTGCCCTGGAGAAATCGTTGTCCATGAAGGCGGCTGAGGATGCCAAACGGGCAGAGGAAGcagccgctgctgctgccgccgccgcgGCTGCTGATGAAAGTGGTAACACAACCGGTTCAGTTGAACACCAACCAGGGGAGGAGAAGACTGACGGCGGTGAAGTAACCGAGGTAAACGATGATGCTGCAGATCCCCCCTTGGTGGCAGCTGGTGAAGGAGAAAATCCAGCACCTCTTCCGGTGCCAGAATCGGAGCACAATCACAAGGAGGAAACAGTGATACACCCAAGTCAGGAACCGACTCCTTTGAATAACGGAACTAGCACTCCGATGGAGGAAAGCCCTATTAAGGTTCCACCACTTCCACAGATGCACGATGATTCGCTGGCAAAACCGAAAGAGATGAATTTCAACGAAATGGGTGACATGTCTGGCCTAAATGTGTCGCAGCAAACAACTGCTGCAAGCGAGCTCGATAATCCTTTCTCCAAGTCAATGATTCACGATGCTCCGAGCGAGCGAAACGATGAAGACAACAGTGATCTAGAGAGCGAGGGAACTCAACTGGAAGAGGACGAAGACGCACAGCTGACGGCAGAGGAGGCACAgagaaaatatgacaaaattttggAAGAATCGTTCCAAAACAAGCAACAGCTGGAGTACGCACTGAATCAGTTGCGTGTGAAGTGTTTCGGTCAGGATCGCTATTGGCGCCGGTATTGGAATCTGTCCAAGTGTGGCGGTATTTATGTAGAAGCTATGGAATCCACCCAGTCGGATGTGAGCAAGTATGAAAATGCTCTCGATGAGGTGTATGCTAGTCAGTTGGCACAAGAGGCAGCGACTGCCGCAGCGGACACAGAAGCGCGACAGGTTAACGAAACGGTTGACGAGGAGATACCTCCGGAGGATGATTTACCACGTTTTATTCCCACGATAGCTGATATCGTTAAACGTGATCGAgataaaaataaggaaaacaaaGATTCCAACGAGTTTCCACTTCACGTTGGGCTGGAGGAACGCAAGCGAAAGCGTTCGGGTAGAAGCAAAAAGAAGCACGATTTCTACAATCAAGAAAACGCAAATGACAGTGAATCTCAGGATGTTCAGGAAGAGGATAATTCCAGAACTAGCTTCAGCAATTGCGAAGAAAGCCGAACGGATTCGCACTCCGAAGCTGATCATCTGGCAGTAATGCCGTCAGCGGCAGCCGCACCGTTTGAAGATCAACAGGCAGCGAAGGTGATGCCATCGGTGCCCGTGACtgtgccaccaccaccaccgccaccgaTGGTGCACCAGGAACCGCCCGTTCCGGCACCGATTCCGCTGGGAGTAAAGAAAAAACGCGAGGATGACCATCTGATGGATATAGAGGACTCTATCCCCACTGCGATTCTAGTACAAAAGGGCAACAACCACGACGAAACCAAAATTGTCGAGGTGAACAACCAGATCGGAGGAGTGAACGTTAATCGTCAGCAGCAGGATGATGGGGAT GTTCAGCTGGTTCAAGAGGAAACGCCTACCATTACCATTCCGGACGACGATACGGAAAGTGGTGACGCCAATCGACATAATCCCGGCGATATGCAGCGGCAGGATTGCACCGATCTGAATCCCAACGGCACCGGCGGTCTCGTTGGTGGAAGCAACTGTGATATTAAGCCAAAACTGGAGAATGGTGAAATCGGCTCCGGCTGCGAATCGGGAGAGGATGGCCACGGTAGTAAAGCTCTCTATGGTAACGATGTGGAGATGATGGAACTAAAGGAGGAGAAGGTGAAAGCGGAATTCCAGCACAGTATGAATCAGTATCTGATGGAACGTTGGTTTTCCATTGTCGATAAGGATCTACCTTTGAGCAGTACCGAGTGTCCACTTCCTTCGCTCAAAGGAACCACACCGGCTGCGATGGCTCGGCAGATCTATACGAATATTACCTGTAAAGAGATATGCCAGATACAGGGCAATCGCTGGGATATTGGtaacaatattcaatttttcagtGTTCCACTGGAGAAAGGAGTGGATATTCACTTTAAAAATGAATCCATTTTGTCTTCGTCTGGATTAGACGAAGAAGAAATGAACGACGTTATTGCGAAGAAACTAAAAAAAGAATCGGAGCAATTGACGGATATTAAGCCGGTAACTAAACGGGAATCCGTTGATGATAATCAGTTGGATGTAAAACACGATATTAAACAGGAAGGCGAATCGGAAGAGTTTGGATCGTTTTCACTTCCGGCCTATATGACGCTTACTTTGAGTAATTTGACTGCCTACGTACAGTGTGATCAGTTTCAGCCATTACAAATGACACCTGAAGAACGAAAACAGTTGGAAGAAATCAAGATTCGTGGAAGCTTGCAGAAGCCGGAAATCAAACCGATCGAAAAACAGCTTCGCCACGGTTGGTGGAAGATCAACGAAATTGAAGAATTAAATGATTTCATAAAATCACTAAACCCGCGAGGAGTTAGAGAGCGAAGTTTGCGCCAgaacctgctggagtcattgtCTGATAGTGTTAATCTTACTACGCCGTATCATGTAGCTCATCCGCGGACGGCTCCGCCGCAAACTGGTTGGATCGAGTCCGAACCGTGGAATGCGTGGAATCCGGCGATTGCTCGACGGGTGGAGATTGCACTGCTGGACCAGATCGAAGCGATGGAAGACAAGGTTGCATCTGCTTCAATGCAGATCAAGGGTTGGCAAATCCCGCAGCGAGAAGGGGACAGCGATAACGAAGTCGCCGAGGAGGTTACCATCGATATGCTGCGGGAGCGTATTGCCGGACTGGAGGCAGCCATCGAGAGGCGTTACCTTAAACCGCCGCTGGGAATCAA TACGACGGAAGCCCAGATGGCTGTGATTGCACAGCAGGAATCGCATAATCACAGCGCTGCGATGGCCAACACGTCCAACTGCTCGAACAGCTCCGAGGACGAAAACATTCCGAAAG GGCTTGTGTCATGGCGCGACGCGGTCGAACGATCGGTCACTACCGCCCAACTATCGATGGCACTGTACGTGCTCGAGTCGTGCGTCGCGTGGGACAAAAGCATCATGAAGGCG AATTGCCAGTTCTGCCAGTCGGGTGAGCAGGAGGATAAGTTGTTGTTGTGTGACGGATGCGATCGGGGTTATCATACCTACTGCTTTAAGCCGCGAATGGACAAGATTCCTGATGGTGATTG GTATTGTTTCGAGTGTAAGAATAAAGCTACCGGTGATCGAAAATGTATAGTCTGTGGAGGCCAGCGGCCTCCACCCTTAGGTAAGATGGTGTACTGTGAATTATGCCCCCGAGCGTATCATCAGGACTGCTATATTCCACCTATGTTAAAG TATCCTAGAGGCAAATGGTATTGCCAAAATTGCATCTCGAAAGCTCCGCCCAAGAAGAAGCCGCAGCGCAAACCCAAAGAGAAGCAAAACCACAACTCCTCGTCGACCCAGCTTAACCAGTCCAATCTTAGCAATCAGTCGGCCAACCAGTCGTTGAATTCATCGCACGAAGAGATCCCACCGTCGACGACACCAACGCACATGCCGGGCACGCCGGTTTCCAATCCGAACTCGAACGTAAACATCACCCCTCTAAG TCCAGCACATTCAGTAGCATCCACGACCCATGAAGAGCTGTCGTCGACTACTGCCGTCGCCCAGTGTTCCACACCGATGCCAACGCAGTCAGAGTTCAACCATCAAGCTGCTCCTCTTCCCTCGCACCATCAGCAGGCAATTGCCtatccgcagcagcagcagccgtacTCCAACCTCGAAGGAACTCCGGCGTCTAGTGTACTCAACAGCTTTCAACTGCCGCCACCGCCGTTGACCAACAACTATGAtccacaacagcagcaacaacaacaacagcagcaacagcaacaacagcagcagcatcaacaTCAACAACATTATCAGCATTACTACCAATCTCAGCCACAGCAACATCAGTATTACCCACAGCAGCAGCATCTGCCTCAAATGGTCGATTATAACATGTACGCCCAGCATCCGATGCAATCTCAGCAGCATATGCTGCCGGAATCTCACCTGTATCAACCAGCCGGAAGCAGCAATGTTGCTTCGGTTGCGCCCGGAATGATACCGTACGCAAACAGTCAGCCGCCCGTTGACAACAGCAGCGGTATGGATAGCAGCAGCCTAAACGTTTCGATGGGAAGCAACGACGGTGGTTCTTCGCAGTACGAAGGCCACCACACGCCACAGCAGCAACCCTGCCAGGACAATAGCGGTAGCAGCAGCATAACGACACCCGGTTCCGCTTCCGCTGGGTACTATTCTCCGTCGAGTGCGAATGCATGCGCCTCCGGTTCGGGATACGATTCGGAAAAGCACTGCGAGTCCTCCGAAGAGCAGCTACCGTCCGCTTCGGCAACCGGTGGCAGTAGCGGTTCGCACAAATCCGACAAAAAGGATCGCAAGGAACGCGATGAAGCCCGCGAGCAGGCCAAGAAGGAGAAAAAGGCCACCAAGAAGCTGATGAAGGAGCTGGCCCCGTGCAAGACGGTACTGGAGGAAATGGAG GTGCACGAAGATTCCTGGCCATTTCTGCTGCCCGTAAACACCAAACAGTTCCCGACCTATCGGAAGATCATCAAATACCCGATGGATTTGTCGACCATCAAGAAACGCCTACAGGACATGGT TTACAAATCCCGTGATGATTTCATCGCCGACGTGCGGCAAATATTCGACAATTGCGAGGTCTTCAACGAGGATGACTCGCCGGTTGGTACGGCCGGGCACGGAATGCGTAAGTATTTCGAGCAACGTTGGGCCGAACTGACCGAAAAGCACGCGTCATGA